A genomic segment from Cyanobacteriota bacterium encodes:
- a CDS encoding phosphoketolase family protein produces MVATPIRPATEAPSTINSISAFGPARSTVSGSPLSPEELRKIHAYWRACNYLAVGMIYLRDNPLLRQPLSLDHIKNRLLGHWGSSPGLAFVYVHLNRLIKAYDLNMIYLAGPGHGAPGVLAPVYLEGTYSEIYPDKSEDEEGMKRFFRQFSFPGGIGSHCTPETPGSIHEGGELGYSVSHAYGTVFDNPDLISVVVVGDGEAETGPLATAWHSNKFLNPIRDGAVLPILHLNGYKINNPTVLSRISHEELDALFRGYGYTPYFVGGSDPDTMHQAMAATLDHCINEIKQIQHHARSTGIVTRPRYPMIVLRTPKGWTGPADVDGHKVEGFWRAHQVPLSGMRSNPEHLAQLEAWLRSYKPEELFDADGKLIPELKELAPTGTRRMSANPHANGGLLRKALKMPDFRNYAVQVDKPGQIEVENTKPLGVFLRDVMKYNMTNFRVFGPDENTSNKLQAIYEVSKKFWIADYLPEDADGGELSTDGRVMEILSEHTLEGWLEGYLLTGRHGFFSTYESFVHVIDSMINQHCKWLEICNQIPWRSSISSLNLLITSTVWRQDHNGFTHQDPGFLDIVVNKSPTVTRIYLPPDVNTLLSVADHCLQSTNYVNVIVSDKQLHLQYMDMDAAIKHCTKGIGIWDWASNDQGTEPDVVMASAGDIPTLEALAATVMLREEFPDLKIRFINVVDLFKLQPETEHPHGLSDRDFDSLFTLDKPVIFNFHGYPWLIHRLAYRRHNHVNMHVRGYKEKGNINTPLELAINNQIDRFSLAIDVIDRVPKLKVAGAHAKEKFRNLQIDCRHYAYEHGIDKPEIMNWRWPL; encoded by the coding sequence ATGGTTGCAACTCCTATTAGGCCTGCTACCGAAGCTCCTAGCACTATCAACAGCATTAGTGCCTTTGGCCCAGCTCGATCGACAGTTTCAGGTAGCCCCCTGAGTCCCGAAGAACTCCGCAAGATTCACGCTTACTGGCGCGCCTGCAACTACTTGGCGGTAGGCATGATTTATCTACGCGATAACCCCCTACTCAGGCAGCCTCTGTCCCTAGACCACATTAAAAATCGCTTGCTTGGACACTGGGGATCGAGTCCTGGCTTAGCCTTTGTCTATGTGCACCTCAACCGCCTAATCAAGGCTTACGATCTCAACATGATCTACCTAGCAGGCCCAGGGCACGGTGCTCCTGGTGTGCTTGCCCCTGTTTACCTCGAAGGCACCTATTCCGAAATCTATCCTGACAAGAGCGAAGACGAGGAAGGAATGAAGCGTTTCTTCCGCCAGTTTTCCTTTCCGGGTGGCATTGGTAGTCACTGTACGCCCGAAACTCCTGGTTCCATTCACGAGGGTGGTGAACTGGGCTATAGCGTCTCCCATGCTTACGGCACTGTTTTCGACAACCCCGATTTGATTAGCGTCGTGGTGGTAGGTGATGGTGAGGCAGAAACTGGCCCCTTGGCTACGGCCTGGCATTCTAACAAGTTTCTGAACCCCATCCGGGATGGTGCGGTCTTACCTATCTTGCACTTGAATGGCTACAAAATTAACAACCCCACAGTGTTGTCTCGGATTAGCCATGAGGAGCTAGATGCTCTGTTCCGGGGCTACGGCTACACCCCCTACTTTGTAGGAGGCTCTGATCCCGACACGATGCACCAGGCGATGGCAGCCACGTTAGATCATTGCATCAATGAGATCAAGCAAATTCAGCACCACGCTAGAAGTACAGGCATTGTTACTCGTCCCCGCTATCCCATGATTGTGTTGCGAACTCCCAAGGGCTGGACAGGCCCTGCTGATGTGGATGGTCATAAGGTAGAGGGCTTCTGGCGAGCGCACCAAGTTCCTCTATCGGGGATGCGATCGAACCCAGAACATCTTGCTCAGTTAGAGGCGTGGCTACGCAGCTACAAGCCTGAAGAATTGTTCGATGCTGATGGCAAACTGATCCCAGAGCTGAAAGAGTTGGCCCCTACTGGTACTCGCCGTATGAGCGCTAACCCTCATGCCAATGGGGGTCTGTTGCGGAAAGCTCTAAAAATGCCTGATTTCCGCAATTATGCTGTTCAAGTGGACAAGCCAGGACAAATTGAAGTGGAAAACACCAAACCCCTAGGTGTATTCCTACGGGATGTCATGAAGTACAACATGACTAACTTCCGCGTGTTTGGCCCCGATGAAAATACCTCTAATAAGCTCCAAGCCATCTACGAAGTTAGCAAAAAATTCTGGATTGCCGACTATTTGCCCGAAGATGCTGACGGAGGTGAACTCTCTACCGACGGGCGGGTGATGGAAATTTTGAGTGAGCACACCCTAGAAGGCTGGCTAGAGGGCTATCTCCTGACAGGACGGCATGGCTTTTTCTCGACCTATGAGTCATTTGTGCATGTAATTGATTCCATGATCAACCAGCATTGCAAGTGGTTGGAGATCTGCAACCAGATTCCATGGCGATCGTCCATCTCGTCCCTCAATCTGCTGATCACTTCCACGGTCTGGCGACAGGATCACAACGGCTTCACCCATCAGGATCCTGGTTTCCTAGACATAGTGGTAAACAAGAGTCCCACAGTTACGCGAATTTATCTACCGCCGGATGTCAATACTTTGCTGTCAGTAGCTGATCACTGTTTGCAGAGCACCAACTACGTCAATGTAATCGTGTCTGACAAGCAACTGCACCTGCAATACATGGATATGGATGCAGCGATTAAACATTGCACTAAGGGTATCGGCATTTGGGACTGGGCTAGCAACGACCAAGGCACTGAACCGGATGTAGTGATGGCATCGGCAGGGGATATTCCCACCCTGGAGGCGTTAGCAGCAACTGTGATGTTGCGGGAAGAATTCCCTGACCTGAAGATTCGGTTTATCAACGTTGTGGATTTATTCAAGCTTCAGCCTGAAACTGAACATCCCCACGGCCTATCCGATCGAGACTTTGATTCCCTATTCACCCTAGACAAGCCTGTTATCTTTAACTTCCACGGCTATCCTTGGCTAATTCACCGCTTAGCCTACCGTCGCCACAACCATGTCAACATGCACGTGCGTGGCTATAAGGAAAAGGGCAACATCAACACACCGTTAGAACTGGCTATCAACAACCAAATTGATCGCTTTAGTCTGGCGATAGATGTAATTGATCGGGTACCCAAACTTAAGGTAGCAGGTGCCCATGCCAAAGAAAAGTTCCGTAACCTGCAAATTGACTGTCGGCACTATGCTTACGAGCACGGTATTGACAAGCCAGAGATTATGAACTGGCGCTGGCCTTTGTAG
- a CDS encoding VOC family protein has translation MHHASIRTANIHRAIAFYEQLGFVVQERFTTGYTLACWLEGLGGRIELLQVPQPRPAPDAFSDEHYTGYYHLSFDLTAIASDLPTWLAQLQETFARAAAEKPDGLSLTVLLPPTQQMIGDRVYEVTFIADADGLPLEFIRRLT, from the coding sequence ATGCACCATGCTTCCATTCGCACAGCTAACATTCATCGGGCTATTGCTTTTTATGAGCAGCTTGGCTTTGTGGTGCAGGAGCGGTTCACCACAGGATATACTTTAGCCTGTTGGCTAGAGGGCTTGGGTGGACGAATTGAACTGCTTCAGGTTCCCCAACCTCGCCCAGCCCCTGATGCCTTTAGTGATGAGCACTATACTGGTTACTATCACCTATCCTTTGATTTGACTGCGATCGCTAGTGATCTGCCTACATGGTTAGCTCAACTGCAAGAGACATTTGCCCGCGCTGCTGCTGAAAAGCCTGACGGCCTCTCGCTGACCGTGTTGTTGCCTCCGACCCAGCAGATGATTGGCGATCGGGTGTATGAAGTTACCTTCATTGCAGATGCCGATGGATTACCCCT